In Kangiella koreensis DSM 16069, a single window of DNA contains:
- a CDS encoding class I SAM-dependent methyltransferase, translating into MPHRWCNSAQIRREQIESGADLTFNEVFKPLLVSRVKSLSPGNVLEVGAGTGHISKELFELGFSVTAIEPSAGMYGVAKDVLSLTDVRLLNCTSFELEKSEFYEVAFSHLVAHVVDDLNAFFESVGQHLEASSHFIFSIPHPCFYNEYKGFFGDEYNYMTPMTKNVSFTITKDSQNTISGVPYHHRPLSEYFNRLVESGFAIDGFDETYPEDDIQLKYGTKWEYPRYCVFTCRKL; encoded by the coding sequence ATGCCGCATAGGTGGTGTAATTCGGCGCAAATACGTCGAGAGCAAATTGAGTCAGGAGCAGACTTAACATTCAATGAGGTGTTTAAGCCGCTTTTAGTTAGTCGAGTTAAGAGCCTTTCACCTGGCAATGTCCTGGAAGTAGGCGCTGGCACTGGCCATATTTCCAAAGAGTTATTTGAATTAGGGTTTTCTGTTACAGCAATAGAGCCTTCTGCCGGAATGTATGGGGTCGCAAAAGATGTTTTGTCTTTAACCGATGTGAGATTGTTGAACTGTACTTCATTCGAATTAGAGAAAAGTGAGTTTTATGAGGTCGCTTTCTCTCATCTTGTTGCACACGTTGTTGATGACCTTAATGCATTTTTTGAGTCAGTCGGTCAACACCTGGAAGCCTCAAGTCATTTTATTTTTTCAATCCCTCACCCCTGCTTCTATAATGAATATAAGGGTTTTTTCGGAGATGAATATAATTATATGACCCCAATGACCAAGAACGTGTCATTTACAATCACTAAAGATTCACAAAATACGATCAGTGGAGTCCCATATCATCACAGACCGTTATCAGAATACTTCAATAGACTGGTTGAATCTGGTTTCGCTATTGATGGCTTTGACGAAACCTATCCAGAAGATGATATACAGCTAAAATATGGCACCAAATGGGAGTACCCACGATATTGTGTGTTTACTTGCAGAAAGCTCTAA
- a CDS encoding aminotransferase class I/II-fold pyridoxal phosphate-dependent enzyme — protein MLPLLKILLIEDDSSILTDLSSNLTKTIANFERTDVTLEVINCPDLVTGIQHIRDDGDIQAVIVSWQIRENAIANRYAQFISELKSIRLELPVYVLGDDSKGLDIVNESEDIESFFFKDDVLSDPESILGYIINDFDDRCETPFWTAYKRYVAESNDSWHTPGHSGGASFRNSPYISDFYQFYGRNVFVGDLSVSVDSLGSLSDSTNYIGRAQQAAAVTFEVKRTYFVTNGSSTSNKIILQTLLRKGDKVIIDRNCHKSVHYGILQSASLPIYLSSILNPKYGIFAPPSLADMKQAIEQNSDAKLLVLTGCTYDGLLSDLKQVVELAHSHNIKVFIDEAWFAYSLFHPEFRHYSAINAGADYVTHSAHKVVSAFSQASYIHINDHDFDEDFFREIYSIYASTSPKYQLIASLDVCHKQLEMEGYKILNALLNHVAEFKQQMASLNRIKVLGKDDFKSLFPHFASDNMGHDPLKILIDISELPYSHKDIHKYLLDEVGLEIEKYTHSTILVLLTLGGTRSKIIRLYNALKKLDSGRVKLTTATRRSKIPNNLPPIELACLPNEAFFGQRECLPISEVENRICAGLVTPYPPGIPLLVPGQIIRREQLEYLSALTNQNLTIQGSFDGEIYVLKED, from the coding sequence GTGCTTCCTTTACTGAAAATTCTTCTTATCGAAGATGATAGTTCTATTCTCACAGATTTATCGAGCAATCTGACCAAGACCATTGCCAATTTTGAACGCACCGACGTTACTCTTGAGGTCATTAATTGCCCCGACCTGGTGACAGGTATTCAACACATTCGAGATGATGGTGATATTCAGGCAGTCATTGTAAGTTGGCAAATTCGAGAAAATGCTATTGCTAATCGTTATGCACAATTCATCAGCGAGTTAAAATCTATTCGCCTTGAGTTGCCGGTTTATGTGTTAGGTGATGATAGTAAAGGACTGGATATCGTCAATGAATCAGAAGACATCGAATCCTTCTTCTTCAAAGATGATGTGCTGTCCGATCCAGAATCCATTCTCGGCTACATCATTAACGACTTTGACGATCGTTGCGAAACACCTTTCTGGACTGCTTATAAGCGTTACGTAGCAGAGTCCAATGACTCCTGGCACACGCCTGGACATAGCGGCGGCGCCAGTTTCAGGAACTCGCCCTATATCAGCGACTTTTATCAGTTCTATGGCCGCAACGTTTTCGTTGGTGATTTATCAGTTTCAGTCGACTCATTGGGCTCGCTATCCGACAGCACCAACTACATCGGCCGCGCCCAACAAGCAGCAGCAGTGACCTTTGAAGTCAAACGAACTTACTTCGTGACTAATGGCTCTTCCACCTCTAACAAAATCATTCTGCAAACGCTGTTGCGCAAAGGTGACAAAGTGATCATTGACCGTAACTGCCATAAGTCAGTGCATTACGGAATACTGCAATCGGCGAGTTTGCCCATTTACTTATCAAGCATCCTTAACCCTAAATACGGTATTTTTGCGCCACCCTCCCTAGCCGACATGAAACAGGCAATAGAGCAAAACTCTGATGCGAAATTATTAGTGCTAACGGGATGTACTTATGATGGCCTGCTCAGTGATTTAAAACAGGTAGTTGAGCTGGCTCATAGTCATAACATTAAGGTCTTTATTGACGAGGCCTGGTTTGCCTATTCGTTATTCCACCCTGAATTCCGTCACTACTCAGCCATCAATGCTGGTGCTGACTACGTTACTCACTCAGCCCACAAAGTCGTGTCAGCCTTTTCTCAAGCCTCTTACATCCATATTAATGATCATGACTTTGATGAAGATTTCTTCCGTGAAATTTATAGCATCTATGCCAGCACCTCGCCAAAATATCAGTTAATCGCCTCGCTCGATGTGTGCCACAAGCAATTAGAAATGGAAGGCTACAAAATTCTCAATGCCTTACTGAATCATGTTGCTGAATTCAAACAACAGATGGCCAGTCTAAATAGAATTAAGGTACTGGGTAAGGATGATTTTAAATCACTGTTTCCTCATTTTGCATCCGACAACATGGGGCACGATCCACTTAAAATTCTTATCGATATTAGTGAGTTACCTTACTCACATAAAGATATTCACAAGTACCTGCTGGATGAAGTTGGACTCGAGATCGAGAAGTACACTCATAGTACGATACTCGTATTGCTGACCCTTGGCGGTACCCGCTCCAAAATTATTCGACTGTATAACGCATTGAAAAAACTGGATAGTGGACGGGTTAAATTAACCACAGCCACTCGTCGCTCTAAAATTCCCAATAATTTACCGCCTATTGAATTAGCCTGCCTTCCCAACGAAGCCTTCTTTGGTCAAAGGGAATGCTTACCCATTTCTGAAGTCGAAAACCGAATCTGTGCAGGCCTAGTGACACCTTATCCACCGGGCATACCATTACTGGTTCCGGGCCAAATTATCAGACGTGAACAACTGGAATATCTATCAGCACTCACCAACCAAAACTTAACGATTCAGGGCAGTTTTGATGGTGAAATTTATGTGCTTAAAGAAGACTAG
- a CDS encoding helix-hairpin-helix domain-containing protein, which translates to MPSVDIEDMVHLVHGELTSALASTSTFYDAPMVEISSIKVRMGQFPSSKEQTNLQLDTERYPLAQEGWQLEVTYDANSNKNRKALVQLTQNGIPSFYAYDYLSKLPVRYLNAADTKLSQALAKAGIRSLAELIELDARQLLQVKGVPLAKLRSIQTAARLVLTDPNLFIPDEILKQSLSNFLDVFPKLNDTDYNYYSWNNLEVIFEWAQQLELCLASNLIKMITFEKLLVEISPEE; encoded by the coding sequence ATGCCAAGTGTTGATATCGAAGATATGGTTCATCTGGTGCATGGCGAATTGACCTCTGCTTTAGCCAGCACCAGCACATTTTATGACGCACCAATGGTGGAGATTTCTTCCATCAAGGTGCGCATGGGGCAGTTTCCCAGCTCAAAGGAGCAAACTAATCTACAGCTGGATACTGAGCGCTATCCGCTGGCACAAGAAGGCTGGCAATTGGAAGTGACTTATGACGCAAATTCTAACAAGAACCGAAAAGCCCTTGTGCAGTTAACTCAAAACGGAATTCCTAGCTTTTACGCCTATGATTATCTATCCAAGCTACCTGTTCGCTACCTTAATGCCGCTGACACAAAGCTCTCTCAGGCTCTTGCCAAAGCCGGAATCAGGTCGCTTGCTGAACTCATTGAACTCGATGCTCGACAACTTTTGCAAGTTAAGGGAGTACCTTTAGCTAAGTTGCGTAGTATTCAGACCGCAGCTCGCTTGGTACTAACCGATCCGAACCTTTTCATCCCTGATGAAATCCTTAAGCAATCGCTAAGCAATTTTCTTGATGTTTTCCCCAAGCTCAATGATACAGACTATAACTATTACAGCTGGAACAATCTTGAAGTCATTTTTGAATGGGCCCAGCAACTTGAACTCTGTCTCGCTTCTAACCTTATAAAAATGATTACCTTTGAAAAACTGCTTGTAGAAATATCGCCCGAAGAATAA
- the secG gene encoding preprotein translocase subunit SecG: MELFLMISLLVVALLLVGIILIQQGKGAEIGASFGAGASNTLFGAPGAGNFLTKSTTILAIIFFALALTIHAIGQEEVTESGLLDDPESQVEEIGVQSSEIPTEVQDEIPSEIPTDTQEEISTEIPTADEQAISETIPEATEEETKEDDQDQ; this comes from the coding sequence ATGGAATTATTTTTAATGATCAGTTTGTTAGTAGTTGCCTTGTTACTGGTTGGAATCATATTGATCCAACAAGGTAAAGGGGCAGAAATTGGCGCTTCATTCGGTGCCGGTGCTTCTAACACTTTATTTGGTGCGCCAGGTGCGGGTAACTTCTTAACAAAGAGTACCACTATCCTAGCCATCATCTTCTTTGCTTTAGCATTAACCATTCATGCGATAGGTCAGGAGGAGGTTACTGAATCTGGACTTCTGGATGACCCAGAGAGTCAGGTTGAGGAAATAGGCGTCCAATCTTCTGAAATCCCAACAGAAGTACAGGATGAGATTCCTTCAGAGATCCCAACAGATACGCAGGAAGAAATCAGTACAGAAATTCCAACTGCAGACGAGCAGGCTATTTCTGAAACTATTCCAGAAGCAACTGAAGAAGAAACAAAAGAAGACGATCAAGATCAATAA
- a CDS encoding restriction endonuclease, protein MIDDPYPEKWQDLQFGVRRIFRNVGLSADVEVDIVTPRGSVNVDVLAIDWQSVDKIKYIVECKNWGNAIPQSVVHSFTTVMAETGANIGFIISKHGLQSGAKKYTRNTNIVGLTYLEFQQRYFEAWWKRYFCPRIGDAADRVLQYTEEFNSYRDKEYSKLPPDKQKEFDLLRSQYTVHSMMFSMFNFPTVSPMLTTGNLLDVPSDLDGFKKNVLSSIAPETEWHCSTFRGLLEIILQFLQDVEAEFNSLFGGYIFDISPISGVGEEGPPIEDTCL, encoded by the coding sequence ATGATTGATGACCCATACCCAGAAAAATGGCAAGACCTTCAATTCGGAGTCCGTAGGATATTTCGAAATGTAGGTCTATCAGCGGATGTCGAAGTAGATATAGTGACACCCCGTGGTTCAGTCAATGTTGATGTTTTAGCAATCGATTGGCAAAGCGTAGATAAGATAAAATATATCGTCGAATGTAAGAATTGGGGTAACGCTATACCTCAGTCGGTTGTACATTCCTTTACCACAGTCATGGCCGAGACTGGAGCCAACATAGGATTCATTATTTCCAAACATGGACTCCAGTCTGGAGCAAAGAAGTACACTCGAAATACAAATATCGTCGGGCTAACTTATTTAGAGTTTCAACAAAGATACTTCGAAGCTTGGTGGAAGCGGTATTTTTGCCCTCGGATTGGCGATGCAGCTGATCGAGTCCTGCAATATACAGAAGAATTTAATAGTTATCGGGATAAGGAATACAGTAAGTTACCACCTGATAAACAGAAGGAATTCGACCTTTTACGTTCTCAGTACACCGTTCACTCAATGATGTTTTCGATGTTCAATTTTCCGACAGTGAGCCCTATGTTAACTACTGGGAATCTACTTGATGTACCTTCAGATTTAGACGGATTTAAGAAAAATGTTTTATCCTCTATCGCCCCAGAGACTGAATGGCATTGCTCAACATTTAGAGGGTTACTGGAAATTATTTTACAGTTCCTCCAAGATGTTGAAGCAGAATTTAACTCCTTATTCGGCGGATATATTTTCGATATCTCTCCAATTAGCGGTGTAGGAGAAGAAGGACCTCCGATAGAGGATACGTGCTTATGA
- a CDS encoding TlpA family protein disulfide reductase, which produces MKQLLFSSISILFLAGCASIQAPSSSDTQPVTTKPKYETYVQVGQLMPLKTVTTIDGKSIDLTNPEKRKLVILFATWCSDSQRAMKALHESDILNQEDLQIVAIARENTVEEIKKFRQERNITIDLVADVDRSIYKQFASAGIPRFILVDKNNRIVNEVLAEGENQIELIQW; this is translated from the coding sequence TTGAAACAACTACTTTTTTCCTCCATCAGCATCTTATTCCTTGCTGGATGCGCATCCATTCAGGCGCCCTCGTCATCCGACACTCAACCTGTGACTACAAAACCTAAATACGAAACCTACGTTCAAGTCGGCCAGTTGATGCCATTAAAAACAGTTACTACCATCGATGGTAAAAGTATCGATTTGACCAATCCCGAAAAACGCAAACTTGTCATACTGTTCGCAACCTGGTGCTCCGACTCTCAACGCGCCATGAAGGCACTCCACGAATCCGACATACTGAATCAGGAAGACTTACAAATCGTTGCTATTGCTCGCGAAAATACGGTTGAGGAGATTAAGAAATTCAGGCAGGAAAGAAATATCACCATTGACTTAGTCGCCGATGTCGATCGAAGTATTTATAAACAATTCGCCAGCGCAGGCATTCCGCGCTTTATTCTGGTGGATAAAAACAACCGCATCGTCAACGAAGTGTTAGCAGAGGGTGAAAACCAGATAGAATTGATTCAGTGGTAA